The genomic segment CAGAGCTGAAGAGAGCATTTCTTATCAACAGAATGTTTAAAGTAAAACCTTTCTAAAACAAATGGTTAACTGCAAAAAACAGATGTTCAATCTCATTATTTAATAGCCCTTTAATTTAATTACCACTTACTGTAGGACAAAAGCTAGAAGACTGCAGTTGGACAGTAGAAAGACATACAATATTTGCCAATCGCAGTGAAAACAAGaaggcatacagtatgcagtgtgTATGTCCTCAtagaatatttaatttaaatacttaATATTTTGTCCTACAGATCTCTGTccctgtcaccatactggggcctTGGGCATTAGAATGTTTTAATGTGTACCATATTTGTACATGAGTATTTGTAGCTgatagttttcatttttatgtattttttttcatgtgccCTGTTTTCTGAGGTGTTTTATAGCTTGTATTATGTCTGATTTATGTTTTTACACAGACAAAGGAAATTGTCTATGATGACTTTACCACCATTTTCTTACGACTATGATTATGTCGCCAATGACAGTGAAACAAACAATAATCCATTCATTGACAACAGTCTTCCAGGAGAACTTAATGTAACGGAGAAGAAGGTACCTCTGAAGTATATGTACGCAGTCCTATACTCCATGGTCTTCCTGCTAGGAGTGTCTCTGAACATCTTAGTCATCTGTATGACATGCAAGATGAAGAAAACAACCAGTACCATCTGGTTCCTTGGCTTGGCTGTCACAGACTTCATATTCTGCCTCTTTTTGCCCTTTGCCATCATCTATGCACTATACGACTTCAATTGGGTCTTTGGGCTCATCATGTGCAAGCTGAATTCCTACGTCATGTTCATCAGCATGTTCTCCACTGCCTTGATTCTgaccttgctcagcattgaccgGTGCTTCTCAGCCATAGCTGATGGCTGTGTTCGAAAATGCTGCACAGCTCTGACAGCCACCAATATGGTCTGGGCCACGTGGTTTGCCTCTGCAATATTAAGCACTCCATCGCTGGCGCTACGTGACATTGCCAATAAATCTGGGAAAACAGTCTGTTATGACAACTATGGGTCTGGATTCTTGAACATCAACACCGTGGAAGGTGAAATTAGAGTTAAAACTGTTATTGCCACCAGATTTATTTTTGGTATAGTActtcctttatttattatttgtttaggCTCCTGTTTGGTATCATTCCTGAAGAACAGCTATAGGTTCAAGTCCTCCCGAACTTATCGAATTGTCCGTGTGATGATCTTCCTGTACTTCTTGTGCTGGGCACCCTATCATGTGTTCATGCTCATGGCTCTCAATGCTCCAACGTACATGCACAAAATATTTGCTTACGGGTTGCCCATTACTACAGTGCTGGCAGTAGCAAACAGCTGCATCAATCCAATCGTCTACATCTTCATGGGCAGCGACCTCAAGATGTCTTGGATGGAGGATGCGTTTCTCACAGGGGTGCAGGATAGCGGAGAAGAAAAAAGTGCAGAAGAAATGAAACCCTTAAAGAAAAATGACACTGAGGCACAGAAGTGATTCTGACTGATCCTTTTTACATTGCTAACTTGCGTTCAGCATATTACAGATAAACATGAATTCATCctaaatattttctaatataTAAAAGAGAGTGTTACTGGAGAAATCTAAATATTTCACCTTCTTTTTCAATTACTACAAGTCAGCCAGTAATTTTAAGATATAGAATTAAAGGTGAATTTTAGGTTTTCTAGTTGGTTTTCTTCAGAAGCTTTGCTTATAAAACAACCAGCAAGAAACTTTTTTGACAGGTAATGTAGTAATAGATTTAAAAAtgaggagtttttttttgtgattatCACTAAAAAGAAATGGCAAGCCGTGAATGTAGAATTGTTGTAAAGCTGGAGAAAATTTTGAAAACAATGTATGTTTTGTATGACTAATGTAATAACTGAGGCAGTGCTAGGCTATTTTCTAATCATCATTaatatgcatgtactgtaattaatcaTGTAATCAATATTTAAATCACATGgaacaaaatctttaaaaacataaaatcaaaaactcaaaacaaattcTTAAGTATATTATATAAAGTGTTTCAGTATATAGTCAATCACATCTCAATCTAATCAAATCGAACTGAATCGTTGCTGTGTAATTAATGGGTTTGAAATCTGCTGCATGTATTTCTACAAAAGTTGTGTACACCAGAATAATGTGCGTTCTCACAAATAACAGTAAGACTTAGGCAGAGCTTGTCCATTTCCACTAAACTGTTAATCACAAAtgtatgttactgtatgtgcttttaTTAACATCCTTTTTATCGAATGGAAAATGAATCTATCAACTAAAAGATGAATCACAGAAATTctggaataaaataattattaaatgctaGACCACAAGCAACCAAAACAACCTTTAGCATTCAAATAtcagctttttttctgattattgTTTTTCTCTGAAAAACCCGAAAAGTCATGCACCAAAATCATCATTCCAATTTGATTAACAGATTTGAATGGATTTATATAGTACTCACAAAGAGATTTACACTTGTGGCCTTCTGGTCTAAAAGGGTAAAAAAAGTAGCAAATTGTACCCccttatgtttttaataattataacaatgatttaaaaaaactgaatggtGGGCTCTAAATTTTCAAAGTGATACAATCATTTTCCTTTAATTGAGTAATAAAGGGAACAATTATTTGTACTGTGATTGCAAcattgtaataaaatatatcacatttttattgtataacttctttgtttactattaaataccatattttgtttacattttctctAATAAAATTTGGGTCCTATGAACTTCAATGTCTTTGTTGTTGAATGATAGCTGCCTTTAAATTCTTAGCAATATTTAactaaatgtataaatatttttaaaatacattttaaaaagaaaataaatttaaagggAACAGATTATGGGGAGTAGTTTCTAAGCAGAGCTGAGTCTCTTTCAAATCTTAcccaaacaacagggaaaaaaaacatcaattttctaaccacttattccaattcagggttgtgggggagtcagagcctatcctggcaggcaaagggcacaaggcaggatacaccctggatcggacaccagggccagttttcccagagaaaacccaggaGTCAACAATGCGAacaactgcaccaccatgccaacTAAGTAAAAAGATGCACAACCtaaaaatatactgatggaaaaaagaaacgcaacacctcctcctccacactgtgGTCCTTCcatctgcgtggaacaggctgaagagtgactcatccatgaagtggacctgatgccactgctgacgagtccatcgcagcctctgtctggcccaagccagtcgggtgtgacgttgaggaggtgtgagcagagggcctctgacaggttgccttgctctaaggccagcagcattaaacctcactgtcctgtcactgatgtgggcattgtgtcttccggcagtttcagcagcagtacaggtggaagatctgaaatgatctcttAGATGGACTAGTCTGATGCGTTGGTCCTGCTCttgtgtggtcactcgagggcaactgcatcttggatggtcatctgtcctgccagtctgctgaaacTTTCTCTGCAGTCTGGACACAGCggagtgtctggcaacgctggcacatgacatgcctgcctgcagcatgccaatggccctctccctttcttctggtgacattcgaggaattatggaatgcacagaaaactgagtgGCTTTTTTCTTGCAAAGACCTCAGCTtggaattaaggcctttttaaaggtgacctgatcaggcattgttccacctggacctcgttgggtaaaagtttacctaacgagctttcgtgtgattggcaagttgcaatgcctcacagcacaagctgtattgctggtcagagggcttgaaacaaattgaaaactttttgtgaaagtacacaaGCTATAAATATAGTATTCtatttccagaaaatgttgcgttttttCCCATCAGTATAGTAGAGTAGAGTATATAGAGACATGTTGTATTTAACTTTGTTTGCTGACGATGACGTCAGACTTCAGTATGAAGATGTGAAGGGTTAAGCATGTGAACCCGACATGAAGATACTGGCAAAATTCCCAGAAACATACCAGGAAATGGCTGTTTGTGATACCGGTTGTGACTTCTACTAGTGACAAGAAAAGATTTACGATACCTAAAAAGGACAACTTGGCATTTGAATTTTGTGATAAAAGATTGTACAAAAACtgcagaaaacaatgtttcagagCTAGACCTTGACAGACCTTGATAGTTGTCTGGGCATCTCCTGACTGAAGAGTCATGGGTTCAAATACTAGGTGGGACGCTACTGTtgtacccctgagcaaggtaCTGTACCTGACTCTCCCTGCTCCAGTAAATCCCAGCTGTATCCCAAATCCCCAATATATAATGTTGATGACAACAGTAGTATTTTGTTCGCAGAACGTAATGTTGTCCTGAGTGCATTTCTAACACTGCATGGGAAGGTTGGCTTGTTCTTTAATTTTGTGTGAACTACCTTAAAGTtgtcaaaaaatgttatttttgggaATGAACAGATGGGTTACAGTTGCACTTTGTGAGTCACGAACTACCAAAGAAGGAAGTTTCCAGAACATTCTCTGTTTACGCTGAAATGTGGCCATATTACTGTCTTGGATGTCTGAGTGAATTGTGAAGGGAACTATCTTAGCGGAGCTCCAGGATGGATTGACAacattttcagatattttttaaataataaaagtttTTATATGTCAACAGCTGCCATCCTACTGCAAAAGAATAGAGTTTTTCACTACATCCAATGTACAGAGTACAAGATGTATTCAAATGATAATACAGTACTTATATGGTGCACTTGAAAACACTGGTATATTCTCTCCTGATTCTCTTGGTAATGCTGTATGTTTGAATAACCTCCTAACACATAGGAGAACTACATATAATAAGTATGTAGTTcaccattgtactgtatgtattgtgacATGTAACAAATTATTTGACAAAAGTATTTTGTCACATTTTGCACCAAACATTCCTATTTAATTATTGCCTTCATGTAAGTATCAATATGGAAACTCAATGTCATTGTACTCGAAAAATTAAAGAATTCTTCCAGCCCATAGCAACTAGGCAATTCAGACTTGAGAAGTGATTAATTATGATTCCTTTAATGGTATCTGTTACCCGTTGTCCCTGTGGATTGTTCTATGTAGGCAAAAACGCAAGGGaacttaaaaatgtaaagatcGGACCATTCCTGAACCATATCATTTTTTATAAAGAGATCTGTATAGTACTGATCTCTTTTTCTATTTGAAATTGTGACACAAAATAAAAGGCGAAGAGTATTGATATCTTTCTTAAATCTTGAGAAACATATTGGATTTAACTGGATTTACTGGAACCTTGATGCCTCTgggtttcagttttaaattagattttattACAGCATCTGTTTTTAACAACTGATCCTTGTGTATTAcgcttcttttttttatttattatttatttaaaataagtaaatacGTTTTCAGTCTTATAGTTATCTTTTCGCTTACACCAGTTGATTTATCTGTATCCTGTCTGGGGTGATTCAATTGTGTAAATGTTTACTAATAAACAGTTGCTATAGCAATTTTGTAAATTCATGATGagctttttattaaaatagatttatatttataattatgatATCTAATATTTTTGTGCTTGTTTTATTGTACAGTGCCCAATTGAATTTTTGATAGATTGATAATTAATAGTTCTCTGTCGCAAGTCtgtcatctgagtgactgatcccttttttaaaaaaacacccgCTTCTCCGGTCTGATGAAGGTTGGACACATCGGTTGAAATCATAGATGTTTTTTACACAatctgttttgatttaaacAACGTTTGGAAATCTAAAGAGAGTGTGGCCCTCGGTCTCCTCTGTGactattctgtttttaaaagctcCTCAACTGTATTGTTGTTGATTTAATGCCTTCATGGGTTTTTTTTGCTGCCCATATTAAGAAATAAAGCTTTTATACTCGTAATATATGTCATTAGATTCGCAAAATTACATACAGCATTTAAAAGAGAGGCAATTACAAAGCAATATATCTCGTCCAAGAGATTGGgacaattctgttttttttttttaatttacagcttTACAAAATTCATTATCCACCACCTCCTAATTGTGCTGTCAGCAGAATGACAGCAGCAGCAAAGAATTGCTCCAGCTTGTCTTACAGATGGCAACAGTTTTACAGGATAAACTAATGTGAAACCGAAGAAGCTATCAGTAAAGTGCTGAAATGTGCTGGCATAATTctgaataatttattaattataatgtatttattaataataacaggTTTATGCATTCGACATGTTGCAACTTGAAGGTAACAATTGgtaaattctttttttcttctttacctGAAatgcacagtatactgtacagttcaaTTACTTATCTCTCTGTCTTCAtatgtgtcacgccctctgtagccagagggcgctccttctctgtcctgtctcttgttTCTGGTGCTTTCCTGTCcttccagtgtctctctctctggggctatatatttctcgctcagcattctgtcattcggatgtcctgagacccacctagcaccaggtcaccccaTGTCCGCTGCCTGAGTTTTAAACCtaaactctttgcactaatgagcccaggCTAATTAGtgctatatatttaaaaagtaaattaaagcTATGTGTTCAGAATACACGTCACCTGCACAGCATCTTCAATTTTTGTAACTTTCTTTTCTTACATGgctttaaattttttaaaaaaagttttggaGCATTGGAGTTATCTTTCTAGGCGTTATTCCCTAATATGTCAATGGCCTTATTAAGCCACATTTAACTTAAGTGGTGATACTAGCTTAACAGCTATGACACCCAAGCAACACTGGAGGGAGTAAAGAACACAGCACCCAGAATGGGGTCTTGGTTTTGGAGAAGTCAAACAATAGGTGGAGATTGTGGCTTAAAGTTATTGACCAAAGGCGATGCTTACACGGAAGTATGGTTTTGGTCATATTCTGTACACTAGTGCAATGTTGCCTGTGATCAGTCAGATGAGACTGGAGACTTGAGCATTTGCCTTTTGCTGTCAATTACAATCTTAAGGTAAGTTTTAACTTCTTACCTTTCTCTTTGTATCATCCCACTCTCCCttcagaaatgtaaatgtatgaAATCTAAACATATTTATGTCCATACAAAATGGATCAAATTCTGGAAAAATAGATATAAGCTTGTTTATAGGACAGTTTCATGAAATTGTAATATTATAAAAAGGTGATTCATTTTCGCTATTATTTATGACATGACAGCGCTTTTATGATGTGACAGTCTAACAAGAAATAAGacaaatgaattaaattagATAAATGCTAATTGCAAATCTAGTATTTTTCATATTACATCTTACAAATTCTTTTGAAATGGTGATTCATTCTGAATTGACATTTAAAATCAGTTTAATCTCCAAGTGTGAGGATGTTTATTCACATGTACATCGCCACACTTGGAGTGAGTCCATAAAACCTGgcaattattataatggaaGAAGTTTGGTGAAATATCTGGCTTGGGATCCTGAAGGGAATTTCTTtcacatgaaaacaaaaacctttttaTGTCTTTCAGCAgcattgttgtattttaaaattgatatttttcattaaacataAACGTGAGCAAGAAATAAATTGTTTACaccaaattattttcaaaaacctattaaaacattttattaatttctggCCATTCATGTTTTCCcatacactttaaaaatatatatattacatgattgttgagaatgttat from the Lepisosteus oculatus isolate fLepOcu1 chromosome 22, fLepOcu1.hap2, whole genome shotgun sequence genome contains:
- the LOC102696538 gene encoding chemerin-like receptor 1, which encodes MMTLPPFSYDYDYVANDSETNNNPFIDNSLPGELNVTEKKVPLKYMYAVLYSMVFLLGVSLNILVICMTCKMKKTTSTIWFLGLAVTDFIFCLFLPFAIIYALYDFNWVFGLIMCKLNSYVMFISMFSTALILTLLSIDRCFSAIADGCVRKCCTALTATNMVWATWFASAILSTPSLALRDIANKSGKTVCYDNYGSGFLNINTVEGEIRVKTVIATRFIFGIVLPLFIICLGSCLVSFLKNSYRFKSSRTYRIVRVMIFLYFLCWAPYHVFMLMALNAPTYMHKIFAYGLPITTVLAVANSCINPIVYIFMGSDLKMSWMEDAFLTGVQDSGEEKSAEEMKPLKKNDTEAQK